A portion of the Melanotaenia boesemani isolate fMelBoe1 chromosome 2, fMelBoe1.pri, whole genome shotgun sequence genome contains these proteins:
- the LOC121654016 gene encoding uncharacterized protein LOC121654016, with amino-acid sequence MSDLQPFYPMWIKVQNLVNLGTPVENRDAVKKKFQKYTQKWQEDNLLPQNYDMVQWPIVSKLMFSIYKKIDTESKDKKQELEKAKIFSKSKIKKQFKELQNDASLCHLAVLSVEQLWRQDQLDGKGRKEGRKEESDLEKSESQTEKIKLEKGHTEPEKGKKEKKKGVKGLYPLLHDSQTMILSSPLPPYQPIIQAPVMDLEGQVQVKGQLKFEEVKGPEEAGPSELRDWQMRQLEDFLGDHCRHGGLDREGQREHNTGKASTRNSLRTESSRGGNQQGVPKETEEEMNTDLLEAYLDDSRREWQQSRERGNSRSGSRAGSVLGKEGGQEGKDQVDDDQTEGQTPQKNRHRHDHTHQHRHEHHWVGDSSPVSSHTRSRLKEKLGPEYQLQCPLVDVGGGRTTYRPWKMVDKELILGKLPKLSDGASAWIRMFENLTVSIPLAMGDFRSLLAGSATTSDLMHVEVRAGSATAPDEEDFDLHRHMLYAAMRERWQTSSFEALVFTLKDGETPEEFILRSKTIWTDHTGMNPSGNNQGNFTLFKQAIISGLPQEVQTKLSDTPGLNSKQWAEWLDHVQHHLRTYLKKQQEDKESQKDMELRLLKMQLREAERKCTDSKKSTPKQTPVMPDLPAPQQSPITQTPPMIMVQMPQPQQQSYQNWGPPRQLYFRGHGQFGPRRGRGGFRGRRGRNYGGSQWSGDNQCCYNCGQSGHWARDCPNSPVQAQVGGQGPQFHPAPNPSQAPGQMWQAPGGQWSA; translated from the coding sequence ATGTCAGATTTACAACCTTTTTATCCAATGTGGATTAAAGTCCAAAATCTGGTAAATCTGGGAACACCAGTAGAAAATAGAGATGCCGTAAAGAAAAAGTTTCAGAAATATACACAAAAATGGCAGGAGGACAACCTCCTACCCCAGAATTATGATATGGTTCAGTGGCCTATTGTAAGTAAATTAATGTTTAGCATATACAAAAAGATAGACACAGAATCTAAGgataaaaaacaagaattagAAAAGgccaaaatattttctaaatcaaaaattaaaaaacagtttaaggAATTACAGaatgatgcttctctctgccaTTTGGCTGTATTATCAGTTGAGCAGCTGTGGAGACAAGACCAGCTAGATGGAAAAGGACGGAAAGAGGGACGGAAAGAAGAGTCAGATTTAGAAAAGTCAGAAAGTCAGacggaaaaaataaaattagaaaaaggtCACACTGAgccagaaaaaggaaagaaagagaaaaagaagggtGTTAAGGGTCTTTATCCTTTACTTCATGACAGTCAGACCATGATCCTTAGTTCACCACTCCCTCCCTATCAGCCAATAATACAAGCGCCAGTAATGGACTTAGAAGGACAGGTTCAAGTTAAAGGACAGCTTAAATTTGAAGAAGTTAAGGGTCCAGAAGAAGCAGGTCCATCAGAACTAAGGGATTGGCAGATGAGACAGTTGGAGGATTTTCTTGGTGATCACTGCAGACATGGGGGGTTAGACAGAGAAGGACAAAGGGAGCATAATACAGGAAAAGCCTCCACTAGGAACTCTCTGAGGACTGAGAGCAGCAGGGGTGGCAATCAGCAAGGCGTGCCtaaagagacagaggaagaaatgAACACAGATCTGCTAGAAGCCTATTTAGATGATAGCAGAAGAGAATGGCAGCAGAGCAGGGAGAGAGGAAACAGTAGGTCAGGAAGCAGAGCAGGTAGTGTTTTGGGGAAAGAAGGAGGACAGGAAGGAAAAGATCAGGTGGATGACGATCAAACTGAAGGACAGACACCTCAGAAAAACAGGCATAGGCATGACCATACCCACCAGCACAGACATGAACATCATTGGGTGGGTGACTCCTCCCCTGTGAGCAGCCATACTAGGTCCAGACTTAAGGAAAAATTAGGACCAGAATACCAGTTACAGTGCCCACTTGTAGATGTGGGTGGGGGACGGACCACATATAGACCTTGGAAAATGGTTGACAAAGAGCTGATACTGGGCAAGTTACCTAAACTCTCTGATGGGGCCTCTGCATGGATCAGAATGTTTGAGAACTTGACAGTCTCTATCCCATTGGCTATGGGAGACTTTAGGTCTCTGTTGGCTGGATCAGCCACAACTTCTGATCTCATGCATGTGGAGGTTAGGGCTGGCAGTGCCACCGCCCCTGATGAAGAGGATTTTGATTTACACAGACACATGTTATATGCAGCCATGAGAGAACGCTGGCAGACTTCCTCATTTGAGGCCTTGGTATTCACTCTTAAGGATGGTGAAACACCTGAGGAATTTATCCTAAGGTCAAAAACCATATGGACTGACCACACAGGAATGAACCCCTCTGGAAATAATCAGGGCAATTTTACCTTATTTAAGCAGGCTATAATTAGTGGCCTTCCCCAGGAGGTACAAACCAAGTTATCTGACACCCCAGGCCTGAATTCCAAACAGTGGGCTGAATGGTTAGATCATGTGCAACACCACTTAAGGACATATCTTAAGAAACAACAGGAAGATAAAGAGTCTCAGAAGGACATGGAGTTGAGACTCCTTAAAATGCAGCTTAGGGAAGCTGAAAGGAAATGCACTGACAGTAAAAAATCCACACCTAAACAGACTCCTGTGATGCCTGATCTCCCAGCTCCACAACAATCACCTATAACACAGACCCCACCTATGATCATGGTACAGATGCCACAACCACAGCAACAATCCTATCAAAATTGGGGCCCTCCACGGCAGCTATATTTTAGAGGGCATGGCCAATTCGGCCCTAGAAGGGGACGGGGTGGTTTCAGAGGGAGAAGAGGCAGGAATTATGGAGGTTCTCAGTGGTCAGGCGACAACCAGTGCTGTTACAACTGTGGTCAGTCTGGACATTGGGCACGAGACTGCCCTAACTCCCCTGTACAAGCCCAAGTTGGAGGTCAAGGACCACAATTTCATCCGGCACCGAACCCCAGCCAGGCACCAGGGCAGATGTGGCAGGCCCCTGGTGGACAGTGGTCAGCATAG